In Arachis hypogaea cultivar Tifrunner chromosome 17, arahy.Tifrunner.gnm2.J5K5, whole genome shotgun sequence, a single window of DNA contains:
- the LOC112764509 gene encoding transcription factor bHLH143, translating into MGEDCGTWMPQLHFDWQSPNLNSYGGKQNGISAAVNSGINNMATRNETMPTYASSALPHLQLGHSNAPPHGWFYCLPRFRQSFTPNPVPNLNAEEKLHSGCVKTFREETKPGGESGFHQKQFLVIDQSGDKTTLIYSSRLGSPVECLASWNSKLHGSNNLNNVNEPSFGRDLNHVVGPTLDGKVDDENRGTDTESEMHEDTEEINALLYSDSEGYSTEDDEVTSTGHSPSTMTSHHNQEPIREIAEEVASSAGKTKKRKLYQENHADEHVMDTASSLNLNRPLNLGDDAESRCSCGSNSQGLNDEIRSLLGNKKMRKEKIQEVLSILQCIIPSGKDKELVELLDEAIGSLKSLKMKARALGLDAF; encoded by the coding sequence ATGGGAGAAGACTGCGGAACTTGGATGCCGCAGCTGCATTTTGATTGGCAGTCACCCAATTTGAATTCTTATGGGGGGAAGCAAAATGGCATATCTGCTGCCGTGAACTCAGGCATCAATAACATGGCCACGAGGAATGAGACAATGCCAACATATGCATCCTCTGCACTACCGCATTTGCAGTTAGGACATTCCAATGCACCACCTCATGGTTGGTTTTATTGTTTGCCTCGCTTCCGACAGAGTTTTACACCTAACCCTGTCCCAAACTTAAATGCCGAAGAAAAACTCCATTCGGGCTGTGTCAAAACTTTCAGGGAGGAAACTAAACCTGGCGGTGAATCTGGTTTCCATCAGAAGCAATTCCTGGTCATCGACCAATCAGGTGATAAAACAACCCTTATTTATAGCTCACGGCTTGGGAGTCCTGTCGAGTGCCTTGCTTCTTGGAATTCAAAACTGCATGGTTCTAATAACTTGAACAACGTGAATGAGCCGTCTTTTGGAAGAGATTTGAACCATGTGGTTGGACCAACTTTAGACGGTAAAGTTGATGATGAAAATCGGGGAACGGACACTGAAAGTGAGATGCATGAAGATACAGAAGAAATCAATGCACTACTTTACTCCGATAGCGAGGGTTACTCCACTGAGGATGATGAAGTTACTAGCACTGGCCATTCACCGAGTACAATGACCAGTCATCATAACCAGGAACCAATTagggaaattgcagaagaagtcgCTAGTTCTGCTGGAAAAACAAAGAAGCGGAAGCTGTACCAAGAAAATCATGCGGATGAGCATGTTATGGATACAGCAAGTTCTCTGAATCTGAACAGACCCTTAAACTTGGGAGAcgatgcagaatcaagatgctccTGTGGCAGCAACAGTCAAGGGTTAAATGACGAAATAAGGTCCTTGTTAGGCAACAAGAAGATGAGGAAGGAGAAGATACAAGAGGTTCTGAGCATTCTGCAGTGCATAATTCCCAGTGGGAAGGACAAGGAACTTGTCGAGCTTCTTGACGAAGCCATAGGATCCTTGAAATCCTTGAAGATGAAGGCCAGAGCTCTCGGACTCGATGCCTTCTAA
- the LOC112763210 gene encoding protein FAR1-RELATED SEQUENCE 5-like translates to MTKEPINQFIHCNWEGFHGSRVKAPTQKNTIAAVGCRARIYAKFDKEKQDWVMLKVDLRHLHPCSTKKAMHYHENRELTIHTKCVIEVNDEAGIRPNETFLALANEVGEPLNLCFLEKDIRNYISSRLRATNVNFDVKEMLNYFMRMKDINPNFFYAVNVDDDYKFRSAVSVDARCRVSYEYYGDMVPFDTTYSTNRHGLPFASFIDVNHHGKFTLLGCSLLGSEEIPSFEFSELNAELKHIIWNSRLVEAFEDGWAEFIDEFNLHHNTWLSDLFEDRRMWVPIFFKGQFWAAMRSMQRSESMHALFGGYLHCKTSLVQFIHEFDNVFRNKEQKELEDDAADSRGVIPCAIS, encoded by the exons ATGACAAAAGAACCGATTAACCAATTTATTCATTGTAATTGGGAGGGTTTCCATGGATCTCGTGTCAAAGCACCCACACAAAAGAACACAATTGCAGCCGTGGGGTGCAGAGCAAGGATATATGCAAAGTTTGACAAGGAGAAGCAAGATTGGGTCATGTTGAAGGTTGATTTGAGGCACTTGCACCCATGTTCAACTAAAAAGGCGATGCATTACCATGAGAATAGAGAGTTGACCATACATACGAAATGCGTGATTGAGGTTAATGATGAGGCGGGCATTCGACCCAATGAAACATTTCTAGCATTGGCTAATGAGGTTGGTGAGCCGTTAAACCTGTGTTTCTTAGAGAAGGATATTAGGAATTACATCTCATCAAGGCTTCGAGCCACTAATGTCAACTTTGATGTCAAGGAGATGTTGAATTACTTCATGCGAATGAAGGATATAAATCCGAACTTCTTCTACGCAGTAAATGTGGACGACGATTATAAATTTAGGAGTGCAGTTTCGGTAGATGCAAGGTGCAGGGTGTCCTATGAATACTATGGAGACATGGTGCCATTTGATACCACATACAGCACAAACCG GCATGGTTTGCCATTCGCCTCTTTCATCGATGTGAACCACCATGGTAAGTTTACTTTGTTAGGTTGTTCTCTGCTAGGCAGCGAGGAGATTCCAAGTTTTGA GTTCAGCGAGTTGAATGCAGAGTTGAAGCACATTATATGGAACTCTCGGTTGGTTGAGGCTTTCGAGGATGGTTGGGCTGAATTCATTGACGAGTTCAACCTACATCACAACACATGGCTATCAG ACCTATTTGAGGACCGACGCATGTGGGTGCCGATATTTTTCAAGGGTCAATTTTGGGCTGCTATGAGGAGTATGCAAAGGAGTGAGAGTATGCACGCATTGTTTGGTGGATACTTACATTGCAAGACTAGCTTGGTTCAGTTCATCCACGAGTTCGACAATGTGTTTAGAAACAAGGAGCAAAAGGAACTAGAGGACGATGCTGCAGACTCGAGAGGAGTAATCCCATGTGCAATTAGCTAA